A single genomic interval of Streptomyces sp. NBC_00663 harbors:
- a CDS encoding LLM class flavin-dependent oxidoreductase: MTSDETRGTAHGAAPVPLSVLDLVTVGAGHTATEALRTSVDLAKLAESRGFHRYWVAEHHSMPGVASSSPAVILAHLAAHTDRIRLGSGGVMLPNHAPLVIAEQFGTLEALAPNRVDLGLGRAPGTDGATAAALRRSERLNEGADDFPEQLAELTRFLDDDFPDGHPYRRIHAVPGPIQSTSPGGVQSPHRPPVWLLGSSGFSARLAATLGLPFAFAHHFSAQNTIPALDLYRESFRPSEILAEPYALIGVSALATDDEKEARRQVLAAALNMVRLRTGRPGLVPSPEEAEAYDFSPMEREFITSWNANVVHGTADEVRAGLDDLQKRTGADELMITSHAHSGALRLRSYELIADAYGLPTA; encoded by the coding sequence GTGACGTCAGACGAGACCCGGGGCACGGCACACGGCGCCGCCCCCGTCCCCCTCTCCGTACTGGACCTGGTCACGGTAGGCGCCGGGCACACCGCCACCGAGGCCCTGCGCACCAGCGTCGACCTCGCCAAGCTGGCGGAGTCGCGCGGGTTCCACCGGTACTGGGTCGCCGAGCACCACTCCATGCCCGGCGTGGCCTCCTCGTCCCCCGCCGTGATCCTGGCCCACCTCGCCGCCCACACCGACCGCATCCGCCTCGGCTCCGGCGGCGTCATGCTGCCCAACCACGCGCCGCTGGTCATCGCGGAGCAGTTCGGCACCCTGGAGGCCCTCGCCCCGAACCGCGTCGACCTTGGCCTCGGCCGCGCCCCCGGCACCGACGGCGCCACCGCGGCCGCCCTGCGCCGCAGCGAGCGGCTCAACGAGGGCGCCGACGACTTCCCCGAGCAACTCGCCGAGCTGACCCGGTTCCTGGACGACGACTTCCCCGACGGCCACCCCTACCGCCGTATCCACGCGGTCCCCGGCCCGATCCAGTCGACGTCCCCCGGCGGCGTCCAGTCCCCGCACCGCCCGCCGGTCTGGCTGCTGGGCTCCTCCGGCTTCAGCGCCCGCCTCGCCGCGACCCTCGGCCTGCCCTTCGCCTTCGCCCACCACTTCTCGGCGCAGAACACGATCCCGGCCCTGGACCTCTACCGCGAGTCCTTCCGCCCGAGCGAGATCCTCGCCGAGCCCTACGCCCTCATCGGCGTCTCCGCCCTCGCCACCGACGACGAGAAGGAGGCCCGCCGCCAGGTCCTGGCCGCGGCCCTCAACATGGTCCGGCTGCGCACCGGCCGCCCCGGTCTCGTCCCGAGCCCCGAGGAGGCCGAGGCGTACGACTTCAGCCCGATGGAGCGCGAGTTCATCACGTCCTGGAACGCCAACGTCGTCCACGGCACCGCCGACGAGGTCCGCGCCGGCCTCGACGACCTCCAGAAGCGCACCGGCGCCGACGAGTTGATGATCACGTCCCACGCCCACAGCGGAGCGCTGCGGCTGCGCAGTTACGAACTGATCGCCGACGCCTACGGGTTGCCGACCGCCTGA
- a CDS encoding bifunctional DNA primase/polymerase, whose product MSDTRTEPFSDRSDVCGVTADGAAWLASAGTYPRSTLALWEDRPDAPVVLPCGTAFDVVNAPGIFGRRMLDRLWDDGPGSGPVAVFRGRMLLFAAPGTAHRLPSLVQWEECGRTGAIPPLLCHGNGDAVTLPAPLPTRATPTPFDSRWLVAPDTRHPWLPGPEILLWAAVRAARAAVRISIFPPADQDAKVYDVSRRR is encoded by the coding sequence ATGAGCGACACACGCACCGAGCCGTTCTCCGACCGTTCCGACGTCTGCGGGGTCACTGCGGACGGTGCCGCCTGGCTCGCCTCCGCAGGAACGTATCCGCGGAGCACGCTCGCCCTCTGGGAGGACCGTCCGGACGCCCCGGTGGTCCTGCCGTGCGGCACCGCGTTCGACGTCGTGAACGCGCCCGGCATCTTCGGCCGCCGGATGCTCGACCGCTTATGGGACGACGGGCCCGGCTCGGGGCCGGTCGCGGTGTTCCGGGGCCGGATGCTCCTGTTCGCCGCGCCGGGCACCGCGCATCGGCTGCCCTCGCTGGTGCAGTGGGAGGAGTGCGGGCGCACGGGCGCGATCCCGCCGCTGCTGTGCCACGGCAACGGCGACGCGGTGACCCTCCCGGCACCCCTGCCGACACGCGCGACACCGACCCCGTTCGACAGCCGCTGGCTGGTCGCCCCGGACACCCGTCACCCCTGGCTGCCGGGCCCCGAGATCCTGCTCTGGGCGGCCGTACGGGCGGCCCGCGCGGCGGTGCGCATATCGATTTTTCCTCCCGCCGATCAGGATGCTAAGGTCTACGACGTCAGCAGGCGCCGCTAG
- a CDS encoding M6 family metalloprotease domain-containing protein, with protein MPRPFPRPRLRSTAAVFTTMSALVATSLITGPSVAEPFSAEPCALIRTQAHHSEGLDTWNAAYPRPTRALDAVMVFLSFPDATPRTTPDQLVADHFPATSRFFEQASYGRFTLRPHPLRHWIRMPRPSTSYVIERDWNESYRAAYLRDALAAADGQVDFSRYDVVYFVADPDAPGVDSDATKVVNLDTPLRADGTDIRRVVTVFEQHPPDRLVLAHETGHVFDLPDLYHRPADGKGDWDTYVGDWDLMGSQFGLAPDLFGWHKWKLGWLEPRQVACVQRPTRLTLEPLGAGPGTPVGGRAAFGLGRGTKLAVVRTGPDSALAFEARGPAGNDAGTCKEGVLVYRVRAGAASGGGPIQVIDAHPHTEACWEGSVYPPLADAPVALGESFTVPGDDVRVKVEGRTASGAWTVKITP; from the coding sequence GTGCCGCGCCCCTTCCCGCGCCCCCGACTGCGCAGCACCGCGGCGGTGTTCACCACGATGTCGGCGCTGGTCGCGACCTCCCTCATCACCGGCCCCTCGGTCGCCGAGCCGTTCTCCGCGGAACCCTGCGCCCTCATCCGTACCCAGGCCCACCACTCCGAGGGCCTCGACACCTGGAACGCCGCCTACCCGCGGCCCACCCGCGCCCTCGACGCGGTGATGGTCTTCCTGTCCTTCCCGGACGCGACCCCGCGCACCACGCCCGACCAGCTCGTCGCCGACCACTTCCCCGCCACCAGCCGCTTCTTCGAGCAGGCCTCCTACGGCAGGTTCACGCTGCGCCCGCATCCGCTGCGGCACTGGATCCGGATGCCGCGGCCCTCCACGTCGTACGTCATAGAGCGTGACTGGAACGAGTCGTACCGCGCGGCCTATCTGCGCGACGCGCTGGCCGCCGCGGACGGGCAGGTGGACTTCTCGCGCTACGACGTCGTCTACTTCGTCGCCGACCCGGACGCGCCCGGCGTGGACTCGGACGCCACGAAGGTGGTCAACCTGGACACTCCGCTGCGGGCCGACGGCACGGACATCCGCCGGGTCGTCACCGTCTTCGAGCAGCATCCGCCGGACCGGCTGGTCCTCGCCCACGAGACCGGCCATGTCTTCGACCTCCCGGACCTCTATCACCGCCCCGCCGACGGCAAGGGCGACTGGGACACATACGTCGGCGACTGGGACCTGATGGGCAGCCAGTTCGGTCTGGCCCCTGATCTGTTCGGCTGGCACAAGTGGAAGCTGGGGTGGCTTGAGCCGCGGCAGGTGGCGTGCGTGCAGCGGCCGACGCGGCTGACACTGGAGCCGCTGGGCGCGGGACCGGGGACGCCGGTCGGGGGCCGCGCGGCCTTCGGCCTGGGACGCGGCACCAAACTGGCGGTGGTCCGCACCGGCCCCGACAGCGCCCTCGCCTTCGAGGCCCGCGGCCCGGCCGGCAACGACGCGGGGACCTGCAAGGAAGGGGTCCTGGTCTACCGGGTACGCGCCGGCGCCGCGTCCGGCGGCGGCCCGATCCAGGTCATCGACGCCCACCCCCACACGGAGGCCTGCTGGGAGGGCTCGGTCTACCCGCCTCTCGCAGACGCCCCGGTCGCCCTGGGCGAGAGCTTCACGGTGCCGGGAGACGACGTACGGGTGAAGGTGGAGGGCCGGACAGCCTCCGGGGCATGGACAGTGAAGATCACGCCGTAA
- a CDS encoding histidine phosphatase family protein, with translation MAPRILLARHGQTEWSLVGKHTGRTDVPLLEEGRRGAKLLGERLHRPPLDGLPGVEVRTSPLARARETCELAGFGERATEWDALMEWHYGAYEGMTPNEIQAVNPGWLIWRDGVPEGETPAEVTARADEVVTWAREADRDVLIFAHGHMLRSIGARWLGLPLDFAARIRLNPTSLSVLGWAYGEPAIESWNDTGHLAG, from the coding sequence ATGGCACCGCGCATCCTGCTCGCCCGGCACGGACAGACCGAATGGTCACTGGTGGGCAAACATACGGGCCGGACGGACGTGCCGCTCCTGGAGGAGGGTCGGCGCGGCGCGAAACTCCTCGGCGAGCGCCTGCACCGGCCGCCGCTGGACGGCCTCCCCGGCGTCGAGGTGCGCACCAGCCCGCTGGCACGCGCGCGTGAGACCTGCGAACTCGCCGGGTTCGGCGAGCGCGCGACCGAGTGGGACGCGCTGATGGAATGGCACTACGGCGCGTACGAGGGCATGACCCCGAACGAGATCCAGGCCGTGAACCCCGGCTGGCTCATCTGGCGCGACGGCGTCCCCGAGGGTGAGACCCCCGCCGAGGTCACCGCCCGCGCGGACGAGGTGGTGACGTGGGCCCGCGAGGCGGACCGCGACGTCCTGATCTTCGCCCACGGCCACATGCTCCGCTCCATAGGCGCCCGCTGGCTCGGCCTCCCCCTCGACTTCGCGGCCCGCATCAGACTGAACCCGACGTCCCTGTCGGTCCTGGGCTGGGCGTACGGAGAACCGGCGATCGAGAGCTGGAACGACACGGGCCACCTGGCGGGGTAG
- a CDS encoding phosphatase PAP2 family protein gives MPHAETPGSETAPRTRLRWWTELPLILLVYACYSAGRLLARGDVTSAVDHGLTILRVEKFLRINAEHPLNRLFTREAWLGVPADFWYASLHYLITPVILIWLFRSHAVRYRAARTWLMTSTFIGLIGFTLLPTCPPRLLSEGHGFVDTMAQYSSYGWWGGEASAPRGMGGMTNQYAAMPSLHVGWALWCGVMLWRYGGTRITKAAGVAYPLITTIVVMGTANHYFLDAVAGAAVMGVGLLLAPLVLRTAEGVRGRVATALTPVTAGTGAAQASIVSGGCQTSAGERFPRQRESRVGAGTEPSASPTDAGDGAPAAAR, from the coding sequence ATGCCGCACGCCGAGACACCGGGCAGCGAGACGGCCCCGCGTACCCGGCTGCGCTGGTGGACCGAGCTTCCGCTGATCCTCCTGGTGTACGCCTGCTACTCGGCGGGGCGGCTCCTGGCCCGGGGTGATGTCACCAGCGCCGTCGACCACGGCCTGACGATCCTGCGCGTGGAGAAGTTCCTCCGTATCAACGCGGAGCACCCGCTCAACCGGCTGTTCACCCGCGAGGCCTGGCTCGGCGTACCGGCCGACTTCTGGTACGCGTCGCTGCACTACCTGATCACCCCGGTGATCCTGATCTGGCTGTTCCGTTCGCACGCCGTGCGCTACCGCGCCGCCCGCACCTGGCTGATGACGTCCACGTTCATCGGGCTGATCGGCTTCACCCTGCTGCCCACCTGTCCGCCCCGCCTCCTCTCCGAGGGCCACGGCTTCGTCGACACGATGGCCCAGTACAGCTCGTACGGCTGGTGGGGCGGCGAGGCGAGCGCGCCGCGTGGCATGGGCGGAATGACGAACCAGTACGCGGCCATGCCCAGTCTGCATGTGGGCTGGGCGCTGTGGTGCGGGGTCATGCTGTGGCGCTACGGCGGGACGCGTATCACCAAGGCCGCCGGTGTCGCCTACCCGCTGATCACCACGATCGTGGTCATGGGCACCGCCAACCACTACTTCCTCGACGCCGTCGCGGGCGCCGCCGTCATGGGCGTCGGGCTGCTGCTGGCGCCGCTCGTGCTGCGGACCGCGGAGGGGGTCAGGGGGCGTGTGGCGACGGCCCTCACGCCCGTCACGGCGGGCACCGGTGCCGCACAGGCCTCAATTGTCAGTGGCGGATGCCAGACTTCCGCGGGTGAGCGATTTCCACGGCAGCGCGAGTCACGGGTCGGAGCGGGAACCGAGCCGAGTGCCTCTCCCACGGACGCGGGGGACGGCGCTCCGGCAGCAGCTCGCTGA
- a CDS encoding maleate cis-trans isomerase family protein — MDVSFLGGPRPQRGVGVVAPFDFALDRELWRWVPDEVSLHLTRTPYVPVEVSLDLARLVSEHETLHDAVRTLHAVAPEVVAYACTSGSFVGGVAGERAMCEAMTRAGAVPSVTTSGALLEALTELGVRRVALVTPYTVSVTRALEEYVAEAGVTVTGRAFMGLTRHIWKVPYRQVVAMAHKAARRDTDALFISCTNLPTYDVIPQLEAELRLPVLSANQVTMWAALRRLGTRALGPYQALIDPAARQSPLRPVLPDEEQQQEGWT; from the coding sequence ATGGACGTCTCTTTTCTCGGTGGACCGCGCCCCCAGCGCGGTGTCGGGGTTGTCGCCCCCTTCGACTTCGCGCTGGACCGCGAGCTGTGGCGCTGGGTACCGGACGAGGTCTCGCTCCACCTCACCCGGACCCCGTACGTGCCCGTCGAGGTCAGCCTCGACCTGGCCCGCCTCGTCAGCGAGCACGAGACGCTGCACGACGCGGTGCGCACCCTGCACGCCGTCGCCCCCGAGGTCGTCGCCTACGCCTGCACCTCCGGCAGCTTCGTCGGCGGCGTCGCGGGCGAGCGCGCGATGTGCGAGGCGATGACGCGGGCGGGCGCGGTCCCGTCCGTCACCACGTCCGGGGCGCTCCTGGAGGCCCTGACCGAGCTGGGCGTACGCCGGGTGGCGCTGGTGACGCCGTACACCGTGTCGGTCACCCGCGCCCTGGAGGAGTACGTCGCGGAGGCGGGCGTCACCGTCACCGGCCGTGCCTTCATGGGCCTGACCAGGCACATCTGGAAGGTGCCGTACCGCCAGGTGGTCGCCATGGCGCACAAGGCGGCCCGGCGGGACACCGACGCCCTGTTCATCAGCTGCACGAACCTGCCGACGTACGACGTCATCCCGCAGCTGGAGGCGGAACTGCGTCTGCCGGTGCTGTCGGCCAACCAGGTGACGATGTGGGCGGCACTGCGCCGACTGGGTACCCGGGCCTTGGGGCCCTATCAGGCGCTGATCGATCCGGCGGCGCGCCAGAGCCCTCTGCGTCCCGTACTGCCCGACGAAGAACAGCAGCAGGAAGGCTGGACATGA
- a CDS encoding maleate cis-trans isomerase family protein produces the protein MTALGLLYPGHSGEDDFPRIEQLLGSDIRVDVVHTDIGEDAHREDALLEMGSPERLAAGVEELRMGGAESVVWACTSGSFVYGWEGAQDQVRALARAAGLPASSTSFAFVHAAQEIKAGRVAIGATYPDDVAGLFAEFLRAGGLEVTGVKGAGIITAAEVGTWGEAEVFALARQADTPDAEALLLPDTALHTVAHIPALEKELGKPVLTANQVTVWQGLRLTDRRVNAPRLGALFTKEPIVQV, from the coding sequence ATGACCGCACTCGGACTCCTCTACCCGGGCCACTCCGGCGAGGACGACTTTCCACGCATCGAGCAGCTCCTGGGCAGCGACATCCGGGTCGACGTGGTGCACACCGACATCGGCGAGGACGCCCACCGCGAGGACGCCCTGCTGGAGATGGGCTCGCCCGAACGCCTCGCGGCCGGCGTCGAGGAACTGCGCATGGGCGGCGCCGAGTCCGTGGTGTGGGCCTGCACCAGCGGCAGCTTCGTCTACGGCTGGGAGGGCGCCCAGGACCAGGTGCGTGCCCTTGCTCGGGCGGCGGGCCTGCCGGCCTCCTCGACGTCCTTCGCCTTCGTGCACGCGGCCCAGGAGATCAAGGCCGGCCGGGTCGCGATCGGGGCGACCTACCCGGACGACGTGGCGGGCCTGTTCGCGGAGTTCCTGCGGGCCGGCGGTCTGGAGGTGACCGGGGTCAAGGGCGCCGGCATCATCACGGCCGCCGAGGTCGGCACCTGGGGCGAGGCGGAGGTCTTCGCCCTGGCGAGGCAGGCCGACACCCCGGACGCGGAAGCCCTGCTCCTCCCCGACACCGCCCTGCACACGGTCGCCCACATCCCCGCCCTGGAGAAGGAACTCGGCAAACCGGTCCTCACCGCCAACCAGGTCACCGTCTGGCAGGGCCTGCGCCTCACGGACCGCCGGGTGAACGCGCCACGGCTGGGGGCGCTGTTCACGAAGGAGCCGATTGTGCAGGTGTGA
- a CDS encoding AAA domain-containing protein, translating into MTTVSDLSGRFDPGAAAGRATDAILRDTLHGDARGVVVDSPPGAGKSTLVVRAALELADAGRPLMVVAQTNAQVDDLVLRLAEKNPELPVGRLHSSDADAYDKALDELANVRKSAKATDLAGLPVTISTAAKWAHVKVDEPWEHAIVDEAYQMRSDSLLAVAGLFQRALFVGDPGQLDPFAIVGSEQWAGLSYDPSASAVTTLLAHNPTLPQHRLPVSWRLPASAAPLVSAAFYPYTQFRSGTDHGDRALSFAVPSDGSGPDRVIDEAAESGWGLLELPARHTPRTDTEAVRAVATLVRRLLDRGGAATSERSPDPAPLTADRIAVGTAHRDQAAAVRAALTDLGVTDVTVDTANRLQGREYDVTVVLHPLSGRPDATAFHLETGRLCVLASRHRHACIVVCRAGVGELLDDYPSTEPVQLGTVVKFPDGWEANHAVLAHLAEHRVVWQP; encoded by the coding sequence GTGACCACCGTCTCCGACCTCTCCGGCCGCTTCGACCCCGGTGCGGCTGCCGGCCGGGCCACCGACGCGATCCTCCGCGACACCCTGCACGGCGACGCGCGCGGTGTGGTCGTCGACTCCCCGCCCGGCGCCGGCAAGTCCACGCTGGTCGTCCGCGCGGCCCTCGAACTGGCCGACGCCGGGCGCCCGCTGATGGTCGTCGCGCAGACCAACGCGCAGGTGGACGACCTGGTCCTGCGGCTCGCCGAGAAGAACCCAGAGCTGCCGGTGGGCCGGCTGCACAGCAGTGACGCCGACGCGTACGACAAGGCGCTGGACGAGCTGGCGAACGTACGGAAGTCGGCGAAGGCGACGGACCTCGCCGGTCTCCCGGTCACGATCTCCACGGCCGCCAAGTGGGCCCACGTCAAGGTGGACGAGCCGTGGGAGCACGCGATCGTCGACGAGGCCTACCAAATGCGCTCGGACTCCCTGCTCGCCGTCGCGGGCCTGTTCCAGCGGGCGCTGTTCGTGGGCGACCCGGGCCAGCTGGACCCGTTCGCGATCGTGGGCAGCGAGCAGTGGGCGGGCCTGTCGTACGACCCCTCGGCATCAGCCGTCACGACCCTCCTCGCCCACAACCCGACCCTCCCCCAGCACCGCCTCCCGGTGTCCTGGCGGCTCCCGGCGTCCGCGGCCCCGCTGGTCTCGGCGGCGTTCTACCCGTACACCCAGTTCCGCAGCGGCACCGACCACGGCGACCGCGCCCTGTCCTTCGCGGTCCCCTCGGACGGCTCGGGCCCCGACCGGGTCATCGACGAGGCGGCGGAGTCCGGCTGGGGCCTGCTGGAGCTGCCCGCCCGGCACACCCCGCGCACGGACACGGAGGCGGTCCGGGCGGTGGCGACGCTGGTCCGCCGCCTGCTGGACCGGGGAGGCGCGGCCACCTCAGAACGCTCCCCCGACCCCGCCCCCCTCACCGCCGACCGCATCGCCGTCGGCACGGCCCACCGCGACCAGGCGGCAGCGGTCCGCGCGGCCCTCACCGACCTGGGCGTCACGGACGTCACCGTCGACACGGCGAACCGTCTCCAGGGCCGGGAGTACGACGTCACGGTCGTCCTGCACCCGCTGTCGGGCCGCCCGGACGCCACGGCGTTCCACCTGGAGACGGGCCGCCTCTGCGTCCTCGCCTCCCGCCACCGGCACGCGTGCATCGTGGTCTGCCGGGCGGGCGTGGGCGAGCTCCTGGACGACTACCCGTCGACAGAGCCGGTGCAGCTGGGCACGGTGGTGAAGTTCCCGGACGGCTGGGAGGCCAACCACGCGGTGCTGGCACATCTGGCCGAACACCGGGTGGTCTGGCAGCCCTGA
- a CDS encoding putative bifunctional diguanylate cyclase/phosphodiesterase, producing the protein MSGTSEGPAPATDLDRAAVTDSDYNTSSRTDSQAYRSAFVAAPLAMAVVDREGLVVSANGTCGDLLGCAPDALVGRTAADLVDLASDARTWHAYQEVLRGRQARLRCTRRMKNPDGQSLWVQVMVAPLGSGEPGVLLSIADVSSQRELQARLRHLQMHDPVTRLPNRTLFFERLSAALEPEAYEQGGTGRIGLCYLDLDGFKAVNDTLGHRVGDRLLAAVAERLTRCADEAGFARGSAPLVARLGGDEFALLVEDSTGTDQLADLAEAVLKAVQSPFDIAGHRLSVSASIGVVERHAAGTTPTALVQAADTTLYWAKADGKSRWTLFDPERNAHRMTRQALASTLRPAIERGEFTLEYQPLVCMEDGRLRGVEALVRWNHPQFGMLTPNRFIALAEEDGSIVPLGRWVLATACRQARQWQLDHPGEPPIFVSVNVAVRQVWDSDLVADVADILAETGLAPGLLQLELTESAVMGSAGRPLQALQALSDMGVHIAIDDFGTGYSNLAYLSRLPVAVLKLDGSFVRGFQYEGTGAPPNPADEVVVEAMIQLAHRLGLTVTAECVETSAQASRLRRIGCDTGQGWLYSRPVSPDRISELMARQAVGNP; encoded by the coding sequence GTGAGCGGAACCTCCGAAGGGCCGGCGCCCGCGACAGACCTCGACCGGGCGGCCGTCACAGACAGTGACTACAACACGTCTTCTCGTACCGATTCCCAGGCGTACCGGTCGGCCTTCGTGGCCGCGCCGCTCGCCATGGCCGTCGTCGACCGCGAGGGGCTGGTCGTCAGCGCCAACGGCACCTGCGGCGACCTCCTCGGCTGCGCGCCCGACGCGCTCGTCGGACGGACCGCCGCCGATCTGGTGGACCTGGCCTCCGACGCCCGTACCTGGCACGCCTATCAGGAGGTGCTGCGCGGTCGGCAGGCCCGGCTGCGCTGCACCCGGCGGATGAAGAACCCCGACGGCCAGTCCCTGTGGGTGCAGGTCATGGTCGCGCCGCTCGGCAGCGGCGAGCCCGGCGTGCTGCTGTCGATCGCCGACGTCAGCTCCCAGCGTGAACTCCAGGCCCGGCTGCGGCACTTGCAGATGCACGACCCGGTGACCCGGCTGCCCAACCGCACGCTGTTCTTCGAGCGACTGTCGGCCGCGCTGGAGCCGGAGGCGTACGAGCAGGGCGGTACCGGCCGGATCGGGCTGTGCTATCTGGACCTCGACGGCTTCAAGGCCGTCAACGACACCCTCGGCCACCGGGTCGGCGACCGGCTGCTGGCCGCCGTCGCGGAGCGGCTGACGCGCTGCGCGGACGAGGCGGGCTTCGCACGGGGCAGCGCCCCGCTGGTGGCCAGACTGGGCGGCGACGAGTTCGCGCTGCTCGTCGAAGACTCCACCGGCACCGACCAACTCGCCGATCTCGCCGAGGCCGTGCTGAAGGCGGTGCAGAGCCCCTTCGACATCGCCGGGCACCGGTTGTCCGTCTCCGCGTCGATCGGCGTCGTCGAGCGGCACGCGGCCGGCACCACGCCCACCGCGCTCGTGCAGGCGGCGGACACGACGCTGTACTGGGCGAAGGCCGACGGCAAGTCCCGCTGGACGCTCTTCGATCCGGAGCGCAACGCCCACCGGATGACCCGGCAGGCCCTCGCCTCCACCCTCCGGCCGGCCATCGAGCGCGGCGAGTTCACCCTCGAGTACCAGCCACTGGTCTGCATGGAGGACGGGCGGCTGCGGGGCGTGGAGGCGCTGGTGCGCTGGAACCACCCGCAGTTCGGCATGCTGACGCCGAATCGGTTCATCGCACTGGCCGAGGAGGACGGCTCGATCGTGCCGCTGGGGCGCTGGGTGCTGGCGACCGCCTGCCGGCAGGCGCGGCAGTGGCAGCTCGACCATCCCGGAGAGCCGCCGATCTTCGTCAGCGTCAATGTCGCGGTCCGTCAGGTGTGGGACTCCGACCTGGTCGCGGACGTGGCGGACATCCTCGCGGAGACGGGCCTGGCCCCGGGGCTGCTGCAACTGGAGCTCACCGAGTCCGCGGTGATGGGTTCGGCGGGCCGTCCGCTCCAGGCGCTCCAGGCGCTCAGCGACATGGGCGTGCACATCGCCATCGACGACTTCGGCACCGGCTACTCCAACCTCGCCTACCTCAGCCGACTGCCGGTCGCGGTGCTGAAGCTGGACGGGTCCTTCGTCCGGGGCTTCCAGTACGAGGGGACGGGCGCCCCGCCCAACCCGGCCGACGAGGTCGTCGTCGAGGCGATGATCCAGCTGGCCCACCGGCTGGGGCTGACGGTGACCGCGGAGTGCGTGGAGACCTCCGCGCAGGCCTCCCGGCTGCGGCGGATCGGGTGCGACACCGGCCAGGGGTGGCTGTACTCACGGCCGGTGTCGCCGGATCGTATCTCCGAGTTGATGGCCCGTCAGGCGGTCGGCAACCCGTAG